In Paracoccus sp. TOH, a single window of DNA contains:
- a CDS encoding L,D-transpeptidase family protein, whose amino-acid sequence MIRAIRAFFAVVAVAVVASCGGGDSTQSRKTYQGPPITQVVVKKGERKMYLVSGREVIKSYEIKLGNQPVGRKQFEGDGRTPEGMYFIDRFNPRSRYHLSVGISYPSAQDVTQAAARGLRPGGDIFIHGLGPEGRQLVRQRNDWTAGCIAVTDEEIEEIFTMLRPGVPIFLYP is encoded by the coding sequence ATGATTCGGGCAATACGCGCATTTTTCGCGGTTGTCGCAGTGGCTGTTGTGGCAAGCTGCGGCGGCGGGGACAGCACTCAATCCAGAAAGACCTATCAGGGTCCGCCCATCACGCAGGTCGTGGTGAAGAAGGGCGAGCGCAAGATGTATCTCGTCAGCGGCCGGGAAGTGATCAAGAGCTATGAGATCAAGCTCGGCAATCAGCCGGTCGGCCGCAAACAATTCGAAGGCGACGGCCGCACGCCCGAGGGCATGTATTTCATCGACCGTTTCAACCCGCGCAGCCGCTATCACCTGTCGGTCGGCATCTCCTACCCATCCGCGCAGGACGTGACCCAGGCGGCGGCCAGGGGGCTGCGGCCGGGCGGCGACATCTTCATCCACGGCCTCGGCCCCGAGGGGCGGCAGCTGGTCCGGCAGCGCAACGATTGGACCGCCGGCTGCATCGCCGTCACCGACGAGGAGATCGAGGAGATCTTCACCATGCTGCGCCCGGGCGTGCCGATTTTCCTCTATCCCTAG
- a CDS encoding inositol monophosphatase family protein produces MSEIDRILAAALVLAAAAADISAQAWRGALAVRYKPDGTSLTEADLAIESMWRERIRRQFPSHGILGEEYGADAGSSAFTWVLDPIDGTRQFAAGLLNFASLIGVCRDGVPVLGLIDLPAPGARYVAAEGRGTRFGSRLVRSSAQRALDRAVVSLANPDSFTAPGSAAGYRRLRSAGRVRVFDGGAAAYGALARGLVDLCLNGDDLDAYDICALCPVVQEAGGVISDWRGRPLTLRSSGAILASASSELHAAALDRLALPG; encoded by the coding sequence ATGAGCGAGATCGACCGAATCCTGGCCGCGGCGCTGGTCCTGGCCGCGGCGGCTGCGGACATCTCCGCCCAGGCATGGCGCGGTGCGCTTGCTGTCCGCTACAAGCCAGACGGCACCTCGCTGACCGAGGCCGACCTGGCCATCGAGTCGATGTGGCGCGAGCGCATCCGGCGGCAGTTTCCCTCGCACGGCATCCTGGGCGAGGAATACGGCGCCGATGCCGGCAGCAGCGCCTTTACCTGGGTGCTCGATCCGATCGACGGCACCCGCCAGTTCGCGGCGGGATTGCTGAACTTCGCCTCGCTGATCGGCGTCTGCCGCGACGGAGTGCCGGTTCTGGGTCTTATCGACCTGCCGGCGCCGGGCGCCCGCTATGTGGCGGCCGAGGGGCGCGGCACGCGCTTCGGCAGCCGCCTTGTCCGCAGCAGCGCGCAGCGCGCGCTGGACAGGGCCGTCGTCAGCCTGGCGAATCCCGACAGTTTCACCGCGCCCGGCAGCGCGGCCGGATACCGCCGGTTGCGCTCGGCCGGGCGGGTCAGGGTGTTCGACGGCGGCGCGGCCGCCTATGGCGCGCTGGCCCGCGGGCTGGTGGATCTTTGCCTGAACGGCGACGACCTGGACGCTTACGACATCTGCGCCCTGTGCCCGGTCGTGCAGGAGGCGGGCGGCGTCATTTCCGACTGGCGGGGTCGGCCGCTGACGCTGCGGTCCAGCGGGGCCATCCTGGCCAGCGCCTCGTCCGAACTGCACGCGGCGGCGCTGGACCGGCTGGCCCTGCCGGGCTGA
- a CDS encoding CAP domain-containing protein, which produces MLKLSTLALVSVLALAACQQPQQTQLGPDGQPLPVAYKITPREEAQIPGRILGQINALRANVAAAPMVQNPMLDAAAKAHARDMAAQNRAWHFGSDGSSPLDRIRRNGYMGHLIGENISETYENEIATLNAWMQTRDTRDVVMDPRATELGVGWYQEPSGKIWWVLITGGATATPTTMAGGFAAPGAGI; this is translated from the coding sequence ATGCTGAAACTCTCTACCCTGGCGCTTGTTTCGGTGCTGGCGCTTGCCGCCTGCCAGCAGCCGCAGCAGACGCAACTCGGCCCCGACGGCCAGCCGCTGCCGGTCGCCTACAAGATCACCCCGCGGGAAGAGGCGCAGATCCCCGGCCGCATCCTGGGCCAGATCAATGCGCTGCGCGCCAATGTCGCCGCCGCCCCCATGGTGCAGAACCCGATGCTGGACGCGGCCGCCAAGGCCCATGCCCGCGACATGGCGGCGCAGAACCGCGCCTGGCATTTCGGCTCGGACGGCTCCTCGCCGCTGGATCGCATCCGCCGCAACGGCTACATGGGCCACCTGATCGGCGAGAACATCTCCGAGACCTACGAGAACGAGATCGCGACGCTGAACGCCTGGATGCAGACCCGCGACACCCGCGACGTGGTCATGGACCCGCGCGCGACCGAGCTGGGCGTCGGCTGGTACCAGGAACCCTCGGGCAAGATCTGGTGGGTGCTGATCACCGGCGGCGCGACCGCCACGCCGACGACCATGGCCGGCGGCTTTGCCGCCCCCGGCGCCGGAATCTGA